From Acropora muricata isolate sample 2 chromosome 14, ASM3666990v1, whole genome shotgun sequence, one genomic window encodes:
- the LOC136898344 gene encoding uncharacterized protein produces MPNILRQAGFKGIVLEILASFCSGLEVVYQNLLQTPHQLTGDEYEVKARVHLGFQAVQIFGTVNITASIKQIVSYVPYYVDKALTDASVIGLPITLANFNDALMETAHKLNKSQSLLFSGGRTGPISKNAYQKQVIKQQFQNEAFQLTSRENTPQKSSSAKAERKRQATIAKEPIAKKVHLPFTEDKPKLKKLQTMSEKQALEDAGESDENDEDEEIDKAEVAEDVAGQGHIPRGGDSYMKQTGMLVVSPRGVNFGFWSRLGCSGQSADILSRQDLA; encoded by the exons ATGCCTAATATTTTGAGGCAAGCAGGATTTAAAGGCATTGTGCTCGAAATTTTAGCTTCATTTTGTAGTGGTCTGGAAGTTGTTTATCAAAACCTTCTGCAGACACCTCATCAGTTGACTGGTGACGAGTATGAAGTAAAGGCCCGTGTTCATCTTGGCTTTCAAGCTGTCCAAATATTTGGAACTGTTAATATTACAGCCTCCATCAAACAAATTGTGTCTTATGTTCCATACTATGTTGACAAGGCCCTGACAGATGCTTCAGTCATAGGTCTTCCAATCACATTAGCTAACTTTAATGACGCCTTGATGGAAACAGCACATAAACTAAACAAGTCACAATCTTTGCTTTTTTCTGGTGGGAGAACTGGGCCAATATCGAAAAACGCTTACCAGAAGCAGGTTATCAAACAGCAATTCCAAAACGAAGCATTCCAACTAACAAGCAGAGAAAACACTCCGCAGAAATCATCATCAGCAAAAGCTGAAAGAAAAAGGCAGGCAACTATTGCCAAAGAACCTATTGCAAAAAAAGTG CATCTACCTTTCACTGAAGACAAACCTAAGCTGAAAAAACTGCAGACAATGTCTGAGAAACAAGCTTTGGAAGATGCTGGTGAGAGTGATGAAAATGACGAAGATGAGGAAATTGACAAG GCGGAAGTGGCTGAAGACGTAGCAGGGCAGGGTCATAttccccgggggggggactcatatatgaaacagacggggatgctcgtcgtctcgcctaggggtgtaaattttggattttggtctcgcttagggtgttccgggcaaagcgccgatattttaagccgccaagatcTCGcctag
- the LOC136898338 gene encoding uncharacterized protein encodes MADSGDRASKTVPSRDEGSLDSSSGSEAETDESGANRNEDLNERFNKSLTLSTNGEETPQQNRYRSVESTEKAKRKLSFDAAQSHDDGKWLQDHPWESMKPNPAKSIKKTVDTSKEYTVSDKWLTSSKKLDLEKIYLSLPTFIDEMKGPSIRKELEDILNSEQQQNINTKLSPHVLEIKQKDDPPKDKKSRPEGQNNNLKAFSLPPPQGLHAPSKDKYWFLDCEYMLKMYLPTCSLQWFNCDDQHGKRIRKINNDCIEEDIRWIFIPSFRRAKIALLEWPKDDIVTQGSTVRVLVVRPSEFEEYVKYCGHLFPVISVPHDEIGAGYPRYWIQKIALFLKLHFIWMIDDSVECFYEYHPHLKPEDSRSYAVNRRLKFGLVFKRIEGLVKATKDEDQPIAAMSPKRFMGGTSLKNPFVCKPPRIAVFLNVRALKLKEVYYRPELQVLEDMIFGYECEKNGLKVFIDNRVHLQDHDWKDTGARSPSVKQKET; translated from the coding sequence ATGGCTGACTCTGGAGACAGAGCGAGTAAAACTGTTCCAAGCAGAGATGAAGGGTCTTTAGACAGTAGTAGCGGCAGTGAAGCCGAGACTGACGAAAGCGGAGCAAATAGAAACGAGGATTTAAACGAAAGGTTCAACAAATCGCTTACACTTTCGACAAATGGCGAGGAAACACCTCAGCAGAACAGGTATAGAAGCGTTGAGTCGACAGAAAAAGCGAAACGAAAACTCAGTTTTGATGCTGCTCAGTCCCATGATGATGGAAAATGGCTACAAGACCATCCGTGGGAAAGCATGAAACCAAACCCCGCAAAATCGATAAAGAAGACAGTGGACACGTCGAAAGAGTACACTGTGTCAGATAAATGGCTCACGTCGTCTAAAAAACTTGATCTCGAAAAGATCTATTTGAGTCTCCCGACATTTATTGATGAAATGAAAGGACCATCGATTCGCAAAGAGCTGGAAGATATATTAAATtcagaacaacaacaaaatataaatacGAAGCTCTCCCCACACGTGcttgaaataaagcaaaaagaTGATCCACCAAAAGACAAGAAATCACGACCGGAAGGTCAAAATAACAACTTGAAGGCTTTTTCTTTACCTCCACCACAAGGTCTACATGCCCCATCAAAAGATAAATACTGGTTTCTCGACTGTGAATACATGCTAAAGATGTATCTGCCTACCTGCTCATTACAGTGGTTCAACTGTGACGATCAGCATGGAAAACGCATTAGAAAAATTAACAATGACTGTATTGAAGAGGATATAAGATGGATTTTTATACCATCATTCCGCCGCGCGAAGATTGCCTTGTTAGAGTGGCCGAAGGATGACATAGTGACTCAAGGATCGACCGTCAGAGTACTGGTGGTAAGACCTTCAGAGTTTGAAGAGTATGTGAAGTACTGTGGGCACCTGTTCCCGGTTATCTCCGTTCCGCATGATGAAATTGGAGCGGGGTATCCACGATATTGGATCCAGAAAATTGCTCTGTTCTTGAAGCTGCACTTCATCTGGATGATTGATGACAGCGTGGAGTGCTTCTATGAGTACCACCCTCACCTTAAACCTGAGGATTCTAGGTCTTACGCAGTAAACAGACGGCTAAAATTTGGACTTGTGTTCAAGCGAATTGAAGGCTTGGTCAAGGCCACAAAAGACGAAGACCAGCCAATCGCAGCCATGAGTCCAAAACGATTTATGGGGGGAACTTCACTGAAAAATCCATTTGTTTGCAAACCGCCACGAATTGCTGTGTTTCTCAACGTAAGAGCATTGAAATTAAAGGAGGTATACTATCGACCTGAACTCCAAGTATTAGAGGACATGATCTTCGGATACGAATGCGAAAAAAATGGCCTGAAAGTATTCATTGACAACCGCGTCCACCTTCAGGATCATGACTGGAAAGATACTGGAGCTAGGAGTCCTTCTGTTAAACAAAAGGAGACATAA